One genomic region from Drosophila busckii strain San Diego stock center, stock number 13000-0081.31 chromosome 3R, ASM1175060v1, whole genome shotgun sequence encodes:
- the LOC108603658 gene encoding chloride channel protein 2 isoform X4 has translation MKPENSKYSKSDESKKTNKGISAGKYLQELLGKRATRIKRISSWIWKHTLARLGEDWVFLALLGIIMALLSFIMDKGISICTNARIWLYRDLTSQPFIQYIAWVSLPVCLILFSAGFVHLIAPQSIGSGIPEMKTILRGVSLKEYLTFKTLVAKIIGLTATLGSGMPLGKEGPFVHIASIVAQLLSKLVTSFQGIYENESRNSEMLAAACAVGVGACFAAPVGGVLFSIEVTTTYFAVRNYWRGFFAAVCGATVFRLLAVWFQNADTVRALFLTNFTTEFPFDPQELFVFALIGLVCGLGGATYVWVHRQYVLFMRSNKRMNKFLQKNRFLYPGFLALLVSSISFPLGTGQFLAGELSTHEQVTQLFSNFTWSRDDLTVEQAAVVTHWMTNYTSVFGNLVCYTIFTFFISIIASTIPVPSGMFIPVFKIGAAFGRLVGELMASWFPHGVRYGGRLSPIMPGGYAVVGAAAFSGSVTHTVSVAVIIFEMTGQITHVVPVMIAVLVANAVAALLQPSIYDSIILIKKLPYLPDLLPSSSGMYSIFVEDFMVRDVKYIWHGISYQKLKEVLKINKTLRSLPLVDSPENMILLGSVQRYELIKIIEKHIGREKRMEVAQKWKKEAEERALEEEMKKLEVEQKMRRPSRFEVLPAPDILSLRQIANDEMLPPKKRAETIHGSLTPRKSILKKTNSFNLKTYAPATQHSPSMTPYTTITGNSEFRIRSAFEAIFKKSTTLQDVQPDPEMGSISPTASNSEVPTQNAPSAPSTPGISKKVQLQAQNNWNFVTDQIMLVSNSSSSSASPHSLVFICSLLLILFHICKQVNSASTDVETTKNLDNKDDIAYDNANGIKHKTNKVSDIHTQFTEINEKESYNGKATRSKKITFSNEVKVQDSPNHSHMLNSSSDKRELTYTIEDIDEQMNNLNIDELADESTPIRKMKSVQLPRERVIDMSPEDQKQWELEEMQKPIDLGKIQIHIDPSPFQLVERTSILKVHSLFSMVGINHAYVTKIGRLVGVVGLKELRKAIEDINSNNFVPHPRDDEIDGVSKPAAEKPLLTTSASDKAVDMTVTSMDSALSNSDNCSDIEMEHIKSMQTPTPATETNTTAETSITKNSDKPV, from the exons ATGAAGCCAGAAAACTCAAAATACTCGAAAAGCGACGAAAGCAAGAAGACAAACAAAGGAATAag TGCTGGGAAATATTTACAGGAACTGCTAGGGAAGCGAGCGACGCGCATCAAACGCATCTCATCATGGATATGGAAGCATACACTGGCACGCCTGGGCGAGGATTGGGTGTTCCTGGCGCTGCTGGGCATCATTATGGCGCTGCTGTCGTTCATTATGGACAAAGGCATCTCGATATGTACAAATG cgCGTATTTGGCTTTATCGCGATCTTACATCACAGCCTTTCATACAGTATATTGCTTGGGTCTCATTACCGGTCTGCTTAATCTTATTCTCAGCCGGCTTTGTACATCTCATCGCGCCGCAAAGTATAG GCTCCGGCATACCAGAAATGAAGACAATACTAAGGGGCGTGTCGCTGAAAGAGTATCTCACATTTAAGACATTAGTTGCCAAGATAATTGGTTTGACGGCAACTCTGGGCAGCGGTATGCCATTAGGAAAGGAA GGTCCTTTCGTACATATAGCAAGTATTGTAGCACAATTATTAAGTAAACTCGTCACATCATTCCAAGGCATCTATGAGAATGAGTCGCGTAATTCTGAAATGCTAGCAGCTGCCTGTGCCGTGGGTGTTGGCGCCTGCTTTGCAGCGCCCGTTGGCG GCGTGCTATTCAGCATTGAGGTCACCACCACTTACTTTGCCGTACGCAATTATTGGCGCGGCTTCTTTGCGGCTGTTTGTGGTGCCACCGTGTTTCGACTGCTGGCGGTTTGGTTTCAAAATGCGGACACTGTGCGTGCGCTGTTCCTCACCAACTTCACCACCGAATTTCCCTTCGATCCGCAAGAGCTCTTTGTATTTGCTCTAATTGG TCTTGTCTGTGGCCTGGGTGGCGCCACCTATGTTTGGGTTCATCGTCAGTACGTGCTCTTCATGCGTTCCAACAAGCGCATGAATAAGTTTTTACAAAAAAA tcGCTTTTTGTATCCTGGCTTTCTGGCTCTGTTGGTCTCCAGCATTTCGTTTCCCCTGGGCACGGGTCAGTTTCTGGCCGGCGAGCTGAGCACTCATGAGCAGGTGACGCAGCTGTTTAGCAACTTTACCTGGTCACGCGATGATCTAACTGTGGAGCAGGCAGCTGTCGTTACCCACTGGATGACCAACTATACCAGCGTCTTTGGCAATCTGGTGTGCTACACCATTTTCACG ttctTCATCTCCATTATCGCTTCGACGATACCCGTGCCCTCGGGCATGTTTATACCTGTCTTTAAGATAGGCGCCGCCTTTGGGCGTTTGGTGGGCGAGCTGATGGCTTCGTGGTTTCCACATGGCGTGCGCTACGGCGGCCGCTTGTCACCCATCATGCCCGGCGGTTACGCTGTGGTGGGTGCCGCTGCCTTCTCCGGCTCTGTCACGCACACAGTCTCCGTGGCGGTGATTATCTTTGAGATGACTGGACAGATAACGCATGTGGTGCCGGTGATGATAGCCGTGCTGGTGGCCAACGctgtggcagcgctgctgcagccctCCATCTACGATAGCATCATATTGATCAAGAAGCTGCCGTATCTGCCAGATCTGCTGCCCTCCAGTTCGGGCATGTACAGCATCTTTGTGGAGGACTTTATGGTGCGCGATGTGAAGTATATTTGGCATGGCATCTCCTATCAGAAGCTCAAGGAGGTGCTCAAGATTAACAAGACGCTGCGCTCGCTGCCACTGGTGGACAGTCCAGAGAACATGATACTGTTGGGCTCGGTGCAGCGCTATGAACTCATCAAGATCATTGAGAAGCACATAGGACGCGAGAAGCGCATGGAGGTGGCACAAAAGTGGAAAAAAGAGGCGGAGGAGCGTGCACTCGAGGAGGAGATGAAGAAGCTTGAGGTGGAGCAGAAAATGCGCCGCCCATCGCGCTTTGAAGTGCTGCCCGCACCGGACATACTCAGCCTCAGGCAAATTGCCAACGATGAAATGCTGCCGCCCAAGAAGCGCGCCGAGACCATTCACGGCTCCCTCACGCCACGCAAGTCGATCCTGAAGAAGACCAACTCGTTCAATTTGAAGACCTATGCGCCGGCTACGCAGCACAGTCCCAGCATGACGCCGTATACGACCATAACGGGCAACTCGGAGTTTCGCATACGCTCCGCCTTTGAGGCCATCTTCAAGAAGTCAACCACACTGCAGGATGTGCAGCCTGATCCAGAGATGGGCTCCATTTCGCCCACGGCCAGCAACAGCGAAGTGCCAACGCAGAATGCGCCAAGTGCGCCCAGCACTCCCGGCATATCCAAGAAGGTTCAGCTG CAAGCACAAAACAATTGGAACTTTGTCACCGATCAGATCATGCTGGTAAGtaactcatcatcatcatcagcatcaccCCACAGCCTCGTCTTTATCTGTAGCTTATTACTAATCCTATTCCATATCTGCAAGCAAGTAAATTCAGCTTCAACGGACGTGGAGACCACTAAAAATCTG GATAACAAAGATGATATAGCATACGATAATGCAAACGgcattaaacataaaacaaataaagtttcaGACATACATACGCAGTTTACTGAGATCAACGAAAAGGAAAGTTACAATGGCAAAGCTACAAGATccaaaaaaattacatttagcaATGAGGTTAAGGTGCAAGATTCTCCAAATCATAGCCATATGTTAAATAGTTCAAGCGATAAACGGGAATTGACATATACGATTGAGGATATTGATGAGCAAATGAATAATCTTAATATAGACGAGCTAGCCGATGAA TCTACGCCCATAAGAAAGATGAAATCTGTGCAATTG CCGCGGGAACGTGTAATAGATATGTCGCCAGAGGATCAAAAGCAATGGGAACTGGAGGAAATGCAAAAGCCTATTGATTTAGGAAAAATACAGATACATATTGATCCATCGCCATTTCAACTGGTTGAGCGCACCTCCATACTCAAGGTGCACTCTCTGTTCTCAATGGTGGGCATTAATCATGCCTATGTAACAAAGATTGGGCGGCTTGTTGGCGTCGTAGGTCTTAAAGAG cttCGCAAGGCCATTGAGGAcatcaatagcaacaactttgTGCCACATCCACGTGATGATGAGATCGATGGCGTTAGCAAGCCCGCTGCAGAGAAGCCATTGCTAACAACCAGCGCCAGTGATAAGGCCGTCGATATGACAGTCACATCCATGGACTCGGCGCTATCTAATTCGGACAACTGCTCCGATATTGAAATGGAGCACATCAAGAGCATGCAAACGCCCACACCAGCTACAGAGACAAATACAACAGCAGAAACAAGCATAACGAAAAATTCAGATAAACCTGTTTAA
- the LOC108603658 gene encoding chloride channel protein 2 isoform X1, with translation MFNNTHRDEYIREYAFEPELLINREEYLREEEEQERAQKLSSTPVRLRWDEAIAKQKQQQKQKQKKQRTPSPDTADSNDDKNQIEFEIEAFYYMYGRYTKDLGEFAKDEARKLKILEKRRKQEDKQRNKELLGKRATRIKRISSWIWKHTLARLGEDWVFLALLGIIMALLSFIMDKGISICTNARIWLYRDLTSQPFIQYIAWVSLPVCLILFSAGFVHLIAPQSIGSGIPEMKTILRGVSLKEYLTFKTLVAKIIGLTATLGSGMPLGKEGPFVHIASIVAQLLSKLVTSFQGIYENESRNSEMLAAACAVGVGACFAAPVGGVLFSIEVTTTYFAVRNYWRGFFAAVCGATVFRLLAVWFQNADTVRALFLTNFTTEFPFDPQELFVFALIGLVCGLGGATYVWVHRQYVLFMRSNKRMNKFLQKNRFLYPGFLALLVSSISFPLGTGQFLAGELSTHEQVTQLFSNFTWSRDDLTVEQAAVVTHWMTNYTSVFGNLVCYTIFTFFISIIASTIPVPSGMFIPVFKIGAAFGRLVGELMASWFPHGVRYGGRLSPIMPGGYAVVGAAAFSGSVTHTVSVAVIIFEMTGQITHVVPVMIAVLVANAVAALLQPSIYDSIILIKKLPYLPDLLPSSSGMYSIFVEDFMVRDVKYIWHGISYQKLKEVLKINKTLRSLPLVDSPENMILLGSVQRYELIKIIEKHIGREKRMEVAQKWKKEAEERALEEEMKKLEVEQKMRRPSRFEVLPAPDILSLRQIANDEMLPPKKRAETIHGSLTPRKSILKKTNSFNLKTYAPATQHSPSMTPYTTITGNSEFRIRSAFEAIFKKSTTLQDVQPDPEMGSISPTASNSEVPTQNAPSAPSTPGISKKVQLQAQNNWNFVTDQIMLVSNSSSSSASPHSLVFICSLLLILFHICKQVNSASTDVETTKNLDNKDDIAYDNANGIKHKTNKVSDIHTQFTEINEKESYNGKATRSKKITFSNEVKVQDSPNHSHMLNSSSDKRELTYTIEDIDEQMNNLNIDELADESTPIRKMKSVQLPRERVIDMSPEDQKQWELEEMQKPIDLGKIQIHIDPSPFQLVERTSILKVHSLFSMVGINHAYVTKIGRLVGVVGLKELRKAIEDINSNNFVPHPRDDEIDGVSKPAAEKPLLTTSASDKAVDMTVTSMDSALSNSDNCSDIEMEHIKSMQTPTPATETNTTAETSITKNSDKPV, from the exons ATGTATGGTCGCTATACCAAAGATCTAGGTGAATTTGCTAAAGATGAAGCCAGAAAACTCAAAATACTCGAAAAGCGACGAAAGCAAGAAGACAAACAAAGGAATAag GAACTGCTAGGGAAGCGAGCGACGCGCATCAAACGCATCTCATCATGGATATGGAAGCATACACTGGCACGCCTGGGCGAGGATTGGGTGTTCCTGGCGCTGCTGGGCATCATTATGGCGCTGCTGTCGTTCATTATGGACAAAGGCATCTCGATATGTACAAATG cgCGTATTTGGCTTTATCGCGATCTTACATCACAGCCTTTCATACAGTATATTGCTTGGGTCTCATTACCGGTCTGCTTAATCTTATTCTCAGCCGGCTTTGTACATCTCATCGCGCCGCAAAGTATAG GCTCCGGCATACCAGAAATGAAGACAATACTAAGGGGCGTGTCGCTGAAAGAGTATCTCACATTTAAGACATTAGTTGCCAAGATAATTGGTTTGACGGCAACTCTGGGCAGCGGTATGCCATTAGGAAAGGAA GGTCCTTTCGTACATATAGCAAGTATTGTAGCACAATTATTAAGTAAACTCGTCACATCATTCCAAGGCATCTATGAGAATGAGTCGCGTAATTCTGAAATGCTAGCAGCTGCCTGTGCCGTGGGTGTTGGCGCCTGCTTTGCAGCGCCCGTTGGCG GCGTGCTATTCAGCATTGAGGTCACCACCACTTACTTTGCCGTACGCAATTATTGGCGCGGCTTCTTTGCGGCTGTTTGTGGTGCCACCGTGTTTCGACTGCTGGCGGTTTGGTTTCAAAATGCGGACACTGTGCGTGCGCTGTTCCTCACCAACTTCACCACCGAATTTCCCTTCGATCCGCAAGAGCTCTTTGTATTTGCTCTAATTGG TCTTGTCTGTGGCCTGGGTGGCGCCACCTATGTTTGGGTTCATCGTCAGTACGTGCTCTTCATGCGTTCCAACAAGCGCATGAATAAGTTTTTACAAAAAAA tcGCTTTTTGTATCCTGGCTTTCTGGCTCTGTTGGTCTCCAGCATTTCGTTTCCCCTGGGCACGGGTCAGTTTCTGGCCGGCGAGCTGAGCACTCATGAGCAGGTGACGCAGCTGTTTAGCAACTTTACCTGGTCACGCGATGATCTAACTGTGGAGCAGGCAGCTGTCGTTACCCACTGGATGACCAACTATACCAGCGTCTTTGGCAATCTGGTGTGCTACACCATTTTCACG ttctTCATCTCCATTATCGCTTCGACGATACCCGTGCCCTCGGGCATGTTTATACCTGTCTTTAAGATAGGCGCCGCCTTTGGGCGTTTGGTGGGCGAGCTGATGGCTTCGTGGTTTCCACATGGCGTGCGCTACGGCGGCCGCTTGTCACCCATCATGCCCGGCGGTTACGCTGTGGTGGGTGCCGCTGCCTTCTCCGGCTCTGTCACGCACACAGTCTCCGTGGCGGTGATTATCTTTGAGATGACTGGACAGATAACGCATGTGGTGCCGGTGATGATAGCCGTGCTGGTGGCCAACGctgtggcagcgctgctgcagccctCCATCTACGATAGCATCATATTGATCAAGAAGCTGCCGTATCTGCCAGATCTGCTGCCCTCCAGTTCGGGCATGTACAGCATCTTTGTGGAGGACTTTATGGTGCGCGATGTGAAGTATATTTGGCATGGCATCTCCTATCAGAAGCTCAAGGAGGTGCTCAAGATTAACAAGACGCTGCGCTCGCTGCCACTGGTGGACAGTCCAGAGAACATGATACTGTTGGGCTCGGTGCAGCGCTATGAACTCATCAAGATCATTGAGAAGCACATAGGACGCGAGAAGCGCATGGAGGTGGCACAAAAGTGGAAAAAAGAGGCGGAGGAGCGTGCACTCGAGGAGGAGATGAAGAAGCTTGAGGTGGAGCAGAAAATGCGCCGCCCATCGCGCTTTGAAGTGCTGCCCGCACCGGACATACTCAGCCTCAGGCAAATTGCCAACGATGAAATGCTGCCGCCCAAGAAGCGCGCCGAGACCATTCACGGCTCCCTCACGCCACGCAAGTCGATCCTGAAGAAGACCAACTCGTTCAATTTGAAGACCTATGCGCCGGCTACGCAGCACAGTCCCAGCATGACGCCGTATACGACCATAACGGGCAACTCGGAGTTTCGCATACGCTCCGCCTTTGAGGCCATCTTCAAGAAGTCAACCACACTGCAGGATGTGCAGCCTGATCCAGAGATGGGCTCCATTTCGCCCACGGCCAGCAACAGCGAAGTGCCAACGCAGAATGCGCCAAGTGCGCCCAGCACTCCCGGCATATCCAAGAAGGTTCAGCTG CAAGCACAAAACAATTGGAACTTTGTCACCGATCAGATCATGCTGGTAAGtaactcatcatcatcatcagcatcaccCCACAGCCTCGTCTTTATCTGTAGCTTATTACTAATCCTATTCCATATCTGCAAGCAAGTAAATTCAGCTTCAACGGACGTGGAGACCACTAAAAATCTG GATAACAAAGATGATATAGCATACGATAATGCAAACGgcattaaacataaaacaaataaagtttcaGACATACATACGCAGTTTACTGAGATCAACGAAAAGGAAAGTTACAATGGCAAAGCTACAAGATccaaaaaaattacatttagcaATGAGGTTAAGGTGCAAGATTCTCCAAATCATAGCCATATGTTAAATAGTTCAAGCGATAAACGGGAATTGACATATACGATTGAGGATATTGATGAGCAAATGAATAATCTTAATATAGACGAGCTAGCCGATGAA TCTACGCCCATAAGAAAGATGAAATCTGTGCAATTG CCGCGGGAACGTGTAATAGATATGTCGCCAGAGGATCAAAAGCAATGGGAACTGGAGGAAATGCAAAAGCCTATTGATTTAGGAAAAATACAGATACATATTGATCCATCGCCATTTCAACTGGTTGAGCGCACCTCCATACTCAAGGTGCACTCTCTGTTCTCAATGGTGGGCATTAATCATGCCTATGTAACAAAGATTGGGCGGCTTGTTGGCGTCGTAGGTCTTAAAGAG cttCGCAAGGCCATTGAGGAcatcaatagcaacaactttgTGCCACATCCACGTGATGATGAGATCGATGGCGTTAGCAAGCCCGCTGCAGAGAAGCCATTGCTAACAACCAGCGCCAGTGATAAGGCCGTCGATATGACAGTCACATCCATGGACTCGGCGCTATCTAATTCGGACAACTGCTCCGATATTGAAATGGAGCACATCAAGAGCATGCAAACGCCCACACCAGCTACAGAGACAAATACAACAGCAGAAACAAGCATAACGAAAAATTCAGATAAACCTGTTTAA
- the LOC108603658 gene encoding chloride channel protein 2 isoform X3, producing the protein MKLNKNGNESHLLMPPPASNHQIVRTCSNASSLRYNMGQDHSKIDDMEEGGLGYTHTLMYGRYTKDLGEFAKDEARKLKILEKRRKQEDKQRNKELLGKRATRIKRISSWIWKHTLARLGEDWVFLALLGIIMALLSFIMDKGISICTNARIWLYRDLTSQPFIQYIAWVSLPVCLILFSAGFVHLIAPQSIGSGIPEMKTILRGVSLKEYLTFKTLVAKIIGLTATLGSGMPLGKEGPFVHIASIVAQLLSKLVTSFQGIYENESRNSEMLAAACAVGVGACFAAPVGGVLFSIEVTTTYFAVRNYWRGFFAAVCGATVFRLLAVWFQNADTVRALFLTNFTTEFPFDPQELFVFALIGLVCGLGGATYVWVHRQYVLFMRSNKRMNKFLQKNRFLYPGFLALLVSSISFPLGTGQFLAGELSTHEQVTQLFSNFTWSRDDLTVEQAAVVTHWMTNYTSVFGNLVCYTIFTFFISIIASTIPVPSGMFIPVFKIGAAFGRLVGELMASWFPHGVRYGGRLSPIMPGGYAVVGAAAFSGSVTHTVSVAVIIFEMTGQITHVVPVMIAVLVANAVAALLQPSIYDSIILIKKLPYLPDLLPSSSGMYSIFVEDFMVRDVKYIWHGISYQKLKEVLKINKTLRSLPLVDSPENMILLGSVQRYELIKIIEKHIGREKRMEVAQKWKKEAEERALEEEMKKLEVEQKMRRPSRFEVLPAPDILSLRQIANDEMLPPKKRAETIHGSLTPRKSILKKTNSFNLKTYAPATQHSPSMTPYTTITGNSEFRIRSAFEAIFKKSTTLQDVQPDPEMGSISPTASNSEVPTQNAPSAPSTPGISKKVQLQAQNNWNFVTDQIMLVSNSSSSSASPHSLVFICSLLLILFHICKQVNSASTDVETTKNLDNKDDIAYDNANGIKHKTNKVSDIHTQFTEINEKESYNGKATRSKKITFSNEVKVQDSPNHSHMLNSSSDKRELTYTIEDIDEQMNNLNIDELADESTPIRKMKSVQLPRERVIDMSPEDQKQWELEEMQKPIDLGKIQIHIDPSPFQLVERTSILKVHSLFSMVGINHAYVTKIGRLVGVVGLKELRKAIEDINSNNFVPHPRDDEIDGVSKPAAEKPLLTTSASDKAVDMTVTSMDSALSNSDNCSDIEMEHIKSMQTPTPATETNTTAETSITKNSDKPV; encoded by the exons ATGTATGGTCGCTATACCAAAGATCTAGGTGAATTTGCTAAAGATGAAGCCAGAAAACTCAAAATACTCGAAAAGCGACGAAAGCAAGAAGACAAACAAAGGAATAag GAACTGCTAGGGAAGCGAGCGACGCGCATCAAACGCATCTCATCATGGATATGGAAGCATACACTGGCACGCCTGGGCGAGGATTGGGTGTTCCTGGCGCTGCTGGGCATCATTATGGCGCTGCTGTCGTTCATTATGGACAAAGGCATCTCGATATGTACAAATG cgCGTATTTGGCTTTATCGCGATCTTACATCACAGCCTTTCATACAGTATATTGCTTGGGTCTCATTACCGGTCTGCTTAATCTTATTCTCAGCCGGCTTTGTACATCTCATCGCGCCGCAAAGTATAG GCTCCGGCATACCAGAAATGAAGACAATACTAAGGGGCGTGTCGCTGAAAGAGTATCTCACATTTAAGACATTAGTTGCCAAGATAATTGGTTTGACGGCAACTCTGGGCAGCGGTATGCCATTAGGAAAGGAA GGTCCTTTCGTACATATAGCAAGTATTGTAGCACAATTATTAAGTAAACTCGTCACATCATTCCAAGGCATCTATGAGAATGAGTCGCGTAATTCTGAAATGCTAGCAGCTGCCTGTGCCGTGGGTGTTGGCGCCTGCTTTGCAGCGCCCGTTGGCG GCGTGCTATTCAGCATTGAGGTCACCACCACTTACTTTGCCGTACGCAATTATTGGCGCGGCTTCTTTGCGGCTGTTTGTGGTGCCACCGTGTTTCGACTGCTGGCGGTTTGGTTTCAAAATGCGGACACTGTGCGTGCGCTGTTCCTCACCAACTTCACCACCGAATTTCCCTTCGATCCGCAAGAGCTCTTTGTATTTGCTCTAATTGG TCTTGTCTGTGGCCTGGGTGGCGCCACCTATGTTTGGGTTCATCGTCAGTACGTGCTCTTCATGCGTTCCAACAAGCGCATGAATAAGTTTTTACAAAAAAA tcGCTTTTTGTATCCTGGCTTTCTGGCTCTGTTGGTCTCCAGCATTTCGTTTCCCCTGGGCACGGGTCAGTTTCTGGCCGGCGAGCTGAGCACTCATGAGCAGGTGACGCAGCTGTTTAGCAACTTTACCTGGTCACGCGATGATCTAACTGTGGAGCAGGCAGCTGTCGTTACCCACTGGATGACCAACTATACCAGCGTCTTTGGCAATCTGGTGTGCTACACCATTTTCACG ttctTCATCTCCATTATCGCTTCGACGATACCCGTGCCCTCGGGCATGTTTATACCTGTCTTTAAGATAGGCGCCGCCTTTGGGCGTTTGGTGGGCGAGCTGATGGCTTCGTGGTTTCCACATGGCGTGCGCTACGGCGGCCGCTTGTCACCCATCATGCCCGGCGGTTACGCTGTGGTGGGTGCCGCTGCCTTCTCCGGCTCTGTCACGCACACAGTCTCCGTGGCGGTGATTATCTTTGAGATGACTGGACAGATAACGCATGTGGTGCCGGTGATGATAGCCGTGCTGGTGGCCAACGctgtggcagcgctgctgcagccctCCATCTACGATAGCATCATATTGATCAAGAAGCTGCCGTATCTGCCAGATCTGCTGCCCTCCAGTTCGGGCATGTACAGCATCTTTGTGGAGGACTTTATGGTGCGCGATGTGAAGTATATTTGGCATGGCATCTCCTATCAGAAGCTCAAGGAGGTGCTCAAGATTAACAAGACGCTGCGCTCGCTGCCACTGGTGGACAGTCCAGAGAACATGATACTGTTGGGCTCGGTGCAGCGCTATGAACTCATCAAGATCATTGAGAAGCACATAGGACGCGAGAAGCGCATGGAGGTGGCACAAAAGTGGAAAAAAGAGGCGGAGGAGCGTGCACTCGAGGAGGAGATGAAGAAGCTTGAGGTGGAGCAGAAAATGCGCCGCCCATCGCGCTTTGAAGTGCTGCCCGCACCGGACATACTCAGCCTCAGGCAAATTGCCAACGATGAAATGCTGCCGCCCAAGAAGCGCGCCGAGACCATTCACGGCTCCCTCACGCCACGCAAGTCGATCCTGAAGAAGACCAACTCGTTCAATTTGAAGACCTATGCGCCGGCTACGCAGCACAGTCCCAGCATGACGCCGTATACGACCATAACGGGCAACTCGGAGTTTCGCATACGCTCCGCCTTTGAGGCCATCTTCAAGAAGTCAACCACACTGCAGGATGTGCAGCCTGATCCAGAGATGGGCTCCATTTCGCCCACGGCCAGCAACAGCGAAGTGCCAACGCAGAATGCGCCAAGTGCGCCCAGCACTCCCGGCATATCCAAGAAGGTTCAGCTG CAAGCACAAAACAATTGGAACTTTGTCACCGATCAGATCATGCTGGTAAGtaactcatcatcatcatcagcatcaccCCACAGCCTCGTCTTTATCTGTAGCTTATTACTAATCCTATTCCATATCTGCAAGCAAGTAAATTCAGCTTCAACGGACGTGGAGACCACTAAAAATCTG GATAACAAAGATGATATAGCATACGATAATGCAAACGgcattaaacataaaacaaataaagtttcaGACATACATACGCAGTTTACTGAGATCAACGAAAAGGAAAGTTACAATGGCAAAGCTACAAGATccaaaaaaattacatttagcaATGAGGTTAAGGTGCAAGATTCTCCAAATCATAGCCATATGTTAAATAGTTCAAGCGATAAACGGGAATTGACATATACGATTGAGGATATTGATGAGCAAATGAATAATCTTAATATAGACGAGCTAGCCGATGAA TCTACGCCCATAAGAAAGATGAAATCTGTGCAATTG CCGCGGGAACGTGTAATAGATATGTCGCCAGAGGATCAAAAGCAATGGGAACTGGAGGAAATGCAAAAGCCTATTGATTTAGGAAAAATACAGATACATATTGATCCATCGCCATTTCAACTGGTTGAGCGCACCTCCATACTCAAGGTGCACTCTCTGTTCTCAATGGTGGGCATTAATCATGCCTATGTAACAAAGATTGGGCGGCTTGTTGGCGTCGTAGGTCTTAAAGAG cttCGCAAGGCCATTGAGGAcatcaatagcaacaactttgTGCCACATCCACGTGATGATGAGATCGATGGCGTTAGCAAGCCCGCTGCAGAGAAGCCATTGCTAACAACCAGCGCCAGTGATAAGGCCGTCGATATGACAGTCACATCCATGGACTCGGCGCTATCTAATTCGGACAACTGCTCCGATATTGAAATGGAGCACATCAAGAGCATGCAAACGCCCACACCAGCTACAGAGACAAATACAACAGCAGAAACAAGCATAACGAAAAATTCAGATAAACCTGTTTAA